The following DNA comes from Hyalangium gracile.
CCTGGCTCGTCCGCCACGTCGATTCCGCCCACCCCCACCTGCACCGAGCCGGTGTCCGAGACGAGCTTGGCCCAGCCCCGTCCGCGCTGGGACACGTAGTCCAGCTCCGGCACCTCCTTGCGCAATTCCTCGATGAGCTTCGGGTAGTTGGTGACCACCGGCGCGGACTGGCCCGCCGTCACCTTGTAGAAACCCCCCACGTTGACGTGTCCGCTCATCAGCGTGGTGGCGGACTCGAGCATGGTGGACTTCATCCCGTTGGTGACTCCCATCAGGA
Coding sequences within:
- a CDS encoding ABC transporter permease, which gives rise to MLQILLIAYRNLLAHRRRTLLLGAAIGGVTAVLVILMGVTNGMKSTMLESATTLMSGHVNVGGFYKVTAGQSAPVVTNYPKLIEELRKEVPELDYVSQRGRGWAKLVSDTGSVQVGVGGIDVADEPGFRKVVQLREGRLDDLNQPATILIFEEQAKKLEVKVGDTLTLAAPT